CGTGATCTCGATCATCCTCATCCTGGTGTCGATCGCCGTCCCCATTTACTCGCGATCCATCGTGCAGGCGCGGGAGGCGGTGCTCCGCGACGACCTATTTACCCTGCGCTCGGTCATCGACCAGTTCACGCTCGACAAGCAGCGCGCCCCGCAGTCGCTGCAGGATATCGTCGAGGCCGGCTACCTGAGAGACATCCCGGTGGACCCCTTCACCCAATCCCGCGATACCTGGGTCGTGGTACAGGAAGACGTGATGCAGAGCATCGACCAGACCCAGCCGGGGATCACCGACGTGCACAGCGGCGCCAGCGGCACCGGCAGCGACGGCCGGGCCTACAGCGAATGGTGACAACCACCCCTTCCTCCATGTGACCCCCGGACATTGTCCTAGTTGAGGGGGTAATCGCTCTCCCGTTATCTGGAAGCTCCCGGCCAGCCATAGAAGAATCCCCCCATGCAGATACAGGCGGAGATCCCGTCGGGGGCGTGGCCTCTGGAGCACGTGCCGTCGCGGTTGTCGGCGATCGGGCACAAGCTGCGCGACCGTCAGGTGCTCCGGAAGCTGGCAGTCACGGTCGCGTTCACGATCGTGGTCTGGGTGAGCGTAGTGAGCGCATCGGCGTACCTGCTACGCCGCCATCGCGAGTCGGTGCTGCGCCAGGACCTGGGGCTGCTGCGGGCCACCATCCGCGAATACACCGCGATCGAGCATCATGCTCCCCACCGCCTGATGGACCTGGTCGAGCAGGGCTACATGATCGAAATGCCGATGGACCCCTTCACCAAGAAGGCCGACTGGGACCCCGACTTCGCCCAGGTCCCCGAATCCATCGACCGCGAGCACTTCGGCATCGTGGACGTGCACAGCCGCTCCACGGAGAGGGGCCGGGACGGATCG
This sequence is a window from Terriglobales bacterium. Protein-coding genes within it:
- a CDS encoding prepilin-type N-terminal cleavage/methylation domain-containing protein; protein product: MTRHRQHGFTLIELMIVISIILILVSIAVPIYSRSIVQAREAVLRDDLFTLRSVIDQFTLDKQRAPQSLQDIVEAGYLRDIPVDPFTQSRDTWVVVQEDVMQSIDQTQPGITDVHSGASGTGSDGRAYSEW